DNA sequence from the Schistocerca serialis cubense isolate TAMUIC-IGC-003099 chromosome 9, iqSchSeri2.2, whole genome shotgun sequence genome:
tctgtggttagcagacgaccatacattcattcctttcacagatctcaccaaactggatgtagggatttattttgagggagtgcacatgtgatcaattaaataaataaattgtcattctttcccacactggtatccggtttcgctgtattaattgaaattgagttacttttacacaaaaaatgtgttgttctgacaagaatttcgtacctattttcaatgttgggcggtactgtaccctttcaatacgtCTATGTTTTCATCGTGTAGGAATTCTCGAAACTCGTTGTTTTGTCCGACGATAccgtttgcgttgaagacgcacattcTTAGTCCTCGGATGTGTGGTCGTCTATCCATCACTGGGAGGAGGATTTCTCTGCTGTAGTCGCATTGTTATGCGACCCTTGGAGTACCAAGTTAATGGCGGTTAGTACTTGGGCGTTCTGTTGCCTGATTTCGTGGAGCAGTTGCGTTAGGAGGCCTAACGTTTGCTCCACGAATCCTGTGGGCCGTACGGCATTTGCACTCTCTTCAGAAGTGCTGGGCTGAGGGCCTTGTGACGGGCACTCAGCTGCCGCTACTGGCTGCAGACTGGTCTTGGGAGTTGGAGGGGAGGAGGCTTCCCTGGGCGTTTCTCCGCTGGGCTAGGTGTAGTGTGGGGGTTGTTTGTTGACTCCTGTCAGTGCCTACGACACTCGGGTAGCTTGCGCCACTTCGCGGTCTCGATCGAGTTGTCGGTCGTGTTTGTCGCGGTTGTGGGTTGGTCGGCGCTCCCGTGGTGGTAGGACCGGCGTCGCGTTTGGTGTTTTGTGTGGCGGAGGTCTTGGTGCCTTGCGCGCGTAGCCTGTATTCTTCTTGCACTCGGCAACCGTGGCAGAAGGCGCCGTGGCCTATTTCTCCGCATAGCGCGCATTTGCTCTTCGGGTCACCGCTCGGTAGAGAGCACTCGGAGGTGGGGTGCCTTCTGCGCATTTCATGCACCGAGTTGGCATGTCGCAGTGCTTGGCAACGTGCCCTAGTCCTTGGCAGTTGTAGCACTGCACGTTGCCACTTTTCCTGCGTAATGGTTCTATGGTGACTGGTACTGACAGGACGTGAGTGATTTGTTTTTGCCTGTTCTGGGGTGTGTCGGCCAAGTAGGCTTGATACAGTGGCCACTTGTGATGGGGGACGTTGTGTTCAGTGAGCAGGGCCTTCACAGCGGTGTAGTCGTCCAGCTCCCTGAACATTAGCTTGATTTTGTCCCCTCCAGCGGACTTTGCAGTAAACTGCTTCTCGCCGAGGCAGTTGCTATTGAGGGATTGTAGCTCCTCGTAATTTTTGTTAAATTCTGTGACAATGAGAGGGAGTCTGTGTCTGGGTGCGGGAGTGTGTTGTGGCGCATCACTGCTGGCGGGTTCCGCTTCGTCCTTGTCGAACAGCGGTAGGAATTTGTTGCTTGTGGAGGCAATACCTCTCGCTTGCTGGGGCGCGGATAGGCGGGCGGTTTTCCGTGCCTTTTGGAAGCCTTCCCCGTCGGTGCCAGGTATTTGCAGCTCGGTCGTGTCTGCGGAGGTGGTGTCACGGAATTCGTCGATGACGAGGGGGCAGTCTGACTCGTCTCCGCTCCCTGAGGGGGAGGGAGTACGTGCCTTGGTGATGGGCGGTTGGTTGGATGCAGTTTTCTTTGGCTGTTTGTGGTTGACGGTTGCTCTTTTGTGCTTTTTGGCACTTTTCACTACGTCTTTTATGCGCTTAGCTGGAGCTGAGGGTTCTTTAGTGTGTTGCGTCTTGGTTTGTGCGGGAGGAGGGGGTTTAGGAACTCTCTTTTTGGGTTGGGCTATGGCGTTGGGCTTGGGGAGTATGCTGACAGGTAGATGCTTCCTCTGTGCTGGGGTAAGGTGCTGCACCAGCACTTCTGCCTGCCCTGTGCTGATCATCAGGTTGGCCATTGTTATCCTTCCGCTGGTAGGCGGGAGAGATGTGCTCCTTTTTGTTGTATACTCTCCGTTAGCGTTCTGACGCAAGTAaaggaggcaaagtcaagggctgcCGTGGGACTACCAATCGCCGCCTTAGTTGCCGTCACCGTTAGGTTTCCGGCGGCAGAACTTGGTCCCATCTGACTACCAGGCGCGGGACACTGGCCAGAGACCAGGCCCTGACCTGTAAATGCCCTAACGCTCGGGGGAGCAGAGCTGTTCTCTGCGGCAGCTGAGGCGCTCGAGCCAACCGGAAAAGCGGCCGGCGGTAACGGAGAGACTGCACCGTTGTCGCCAGTAGCGGGCTACTAGGGCCCCAAAGTGTCGCTGCAACTTGACATGGTAGCCGAAGATTCGCTCGACAGTGGCAATTTGCCGCGAGTGCTCGTCTACGCCTTAATAAAGGCGCATCCGAAAAACGCCTCTTGTTtgtcacccgtacaagcgggggccgATGGCTTCGCGTCGCAGACTGACGGAGACTTGCTCAACGCCCGACTGCCGCTCAGCGAGTGGCTCCGGCTGCTGCTGCCCtcaccttttactttcccctctttggggaagtgtgagtggGAGTTcctagcctttcggcttttactctcctgtgtgcatgtgtgtgtgattatttctgtagttttttagtgtctgtgaaatgtgatgactgttttgtgtgtgtctgatatttgcctgaggttggcgagatgtttggtgttatctacatctacatccatactccgcaagccacctgacggtgtgtggcggagggtaccttgagtacctctatcggttctcccttctattccagtctcgtattgttcgtggaaagaaggattgtcggtatgcctctgtgtgggctctaatctctctgattttatcctcatggtctcttcgcgagatatacgtaggagggagcaatatactgcttgactcttcggtgtaggtatgttctcgaaactttgacaaaagcccgtaccgagctactaagcgccTCTctcgcaaagtcttccactggagtttatctatcatctgcgtaacgctttcgcgattactaaatgatcctgtaacgaagcgcgctgctctccgttggatcttctctatatcttctatcaaccctatctggtacggatcccacactgctgagcagtattcaagcagtgggcgaacaagcgtactgtaacctacttcctttgttttcagattgcatttccttaggattcttccaacgaatctcagtctggcatctgctttaccaacgatcaactttatgtgatcattccattttaaatcactcctaatgcgtactcccagataatttatggtattaactgcttccagttgctgacctgctattttgtagctaaatgataagggatctatctttctgtgtattcgcagcacattacacttgtctacattgagattcaattgccattccctgcaccatgggaaggagcaggatttgggattggatattgggattttctcttcgacttattcgtcgaagatcgtcatgggacGCTTGTGCTTGTCACGgcacatgtcataccgacctagggagtggatgagggcgtttcctgatctggcaagggccttctatgagggttttTCCAcatcttggaaacgctctctcaggagtgggatttcggctgcggcgtgcagatcatcagtgtggaatccgagAGATAAATGCAATGCCCTCTTGAGGGCgctgttctgcagcctctggagtttgtcaaggtgctgctttgccgcgtatccccagacagggcacgcatattccattactcgccggatcagggcctggtacacatcaactgctactgggcagggaagggagctggttgtgtacAGGATTGGGTATAgggtggacattctggcgcagatcTTCCTGTGTCTATATGGGGTTTCCACGTCTCAATGccatccgtgagaataaaattaaaggcagtggaattaggttcctgatctatatactgtgtattaatattctgcgctgctacGTAAATTAtgaaggttatattctttacgtaaaacagagtatcggtttcagttCTAGGATCGACGAtgaacttcagaaatacaattacagaatagtaGCATATCGATTATGGTTCCTCgccatcaacaatagttgttacccatagttttgtATTTGCTACTTGACCTTCGTCACCgtttagagaccaacctgatctttccacaatgccatttttaacttgcttcttaatatgtcctataaTTTGGGTTGTTAGAGTAGTTCCCTAGTGGGTTTTCGGAGTTGCGCGGTTCGGTAGAATGCGGCCGCGAGTTCTCGAAATCTTTGTGTTAGCAGTTTCATTCCTGCGGCTTCGTGTGTGTCTGCCGTGGGGAATCGAGAGGGGACGTGTAATGCCCGTCACAGTGCCCTATTCTGAGTTCTCTGCAGCCGCACTATGTGCGACTTAGCTGCATATCCCCACACCGGACAGGCGTACTCGAATATCGGTCTTACTAAACAGCAGCAGAGCTTGACTCCAGTTGTCGCTGtgaggctgctgctgctgtttaGCAGTGGGTATAGCTCATTCAACCTGGCGCTTGCCTTATTGCGGAGATCGTTTGTATGCGTTCTCCACGTAAGGCGTTGGTCTAAAGTGACCCCCAGGTATTTTTCGGGTTTTTACCTCGGGATTTCACGCCTGTGGAGCCTGAGTGTTGTATTCTGTCTTCGACGGTGTGCAATGGATAGTTTGCCTTTTCTTTGTGTAATCATGATCGCTTGTGTTTTATCGCTGTTTACTTTTATTCTCCATTTCTTGGCCCATGTTTCAGTGTTGTTGAGGAGGTTTTGTAGTCTTCGTGTAACAAGTGTCCTGTTGGTGCTGGTGGCAAAAAAGgccgtgtcatcggcatactggactGTGTGGAACTGTGGGGCAGTCGGTGTATCGGCTGTGTACAAGTTGTCCAACACAGGGCCTAACACCGAGCACTGTGGGACACCAGCCCGTATGCTTCGTGTGCTCGACTTAGCAGTGTCTACTttgagccagccgaagtggccgtgtggttctaggcgctgcagtctggaaccgcgagaccgctacggtcgcaggttcgaatcctgcctcgggcatggatgtgtgtgatgtccttaggttagttaggtttaactagttataagttctaggggagtaatgacctccgaaggagtcccatattgctcagagccatttgaaccatttttgtctactTTGACACAGAATGTACGATTAGCTAGGTAGCTGCGCAGTAGCTTAACAAGTTGGCCGGGAAAGCCTAATGTGTAAAGTTTGTAGAGTAGTCCAGTGTGCtacacactgtcaaatgccttggCTACATCGAGTAGCACTAGGCCACAGTAGCCTTTCCGGTTGAAGGCTTCTGTGGCGGCTTCGAATACTCTCATAAGttgatgggttcaaatggttctgagcactatgggacttaacatctgtggtcatcagtcccctagaacttagaactacttaaacctgactaacctaaggacatcacacac
Encoded proteins:
- the LOC126419708 gene encoding nucleolar protein dao-5-like, producing MANLMISTGQAEVLVQHLTPAQRKHLPVSILPKPNAIAQPKKRVPKPPPPAQTKTQHTKEPSAPAKRIKDVVKSAKKHKRATVNHKQPKKTASNQPPITKARTPSPSGSGDESDCPLVIDEFRDTTSADTTELQIPGTDGEGFQKARKTARLSAPQQARAAAGDDSDEALQLLVRLVPHAAAAPLGDDTENEEEEMQTEQTQAGSQTTTSRASRKRHKSDDDASARTCANSARKTRKTTRKPGQKLASARGLLKWTTTASKLLRSPRKPHVSRQQHQ